The Mesorhizobium sp. M1D.F.Ca.ET.043.01.1.1 genome contains a region encoding:
- the pcaF gene encoding 3-oxoadipyl-CoA thiolase encodes MTDAFICDYIRTPIGRFGGALSSVRADDLAAVPLQVLIDRNAGVDWAAVDDVVYGCANQAGEDNRNVARMALLLAGLPQDIPGSTVNRLCGSGMDAVTIAARAIKSGEAELMIAGGVESMSRAPFVMPKADAAFSRNAEINDTTIGWRFVNPLMKKQYGVDSMPETGENVAEDFSVSRADQDAFAVRSQDKAVAAQESGRLAKEITPVTIPQKKGDAIIVSKDEHPRAGTTIEALAKLPTPFRQGGTVTAGNASGVNDGAAALIIASEAAAKKHGLTPIARILGGAVAGVAPRIMGIGPAPATKKLCARLGLTPDQFDVIELNEAFASQGIAVLRQLGIAEDAAHVNPNGGAIALGHPLGMSGARITGTAALELRERGGRYALATMCIGVGQGIAIALERV; translated from the coding sequence ATGACTGACGCCTTCATTTGCGATTACATACGCACGCCGATCGGCCGCTTCGGCGGCGCGCTGTCTTCGGTGCGCGCCGATGATCTCGCTGCCGTCCCGTTGCAAGTGTTGATCGACCGCAACGCCGGCGTCGACTGGGCGGCCGTCGACGACGTCGTCTATGGCTGCGCCAACCAGGCCGGCGAGGACAACCGCAACGTGGCGCGCATGGCGCTGCTGCTTGCCGGCCTTCCCCAGGACATCCCCGGCTCGACCGTCAATCGCCTGTGCGGCTCCGGCATGGACGCCGTCACCATCGCCGCTCGCGCCATCAAGTCCGGCGAGGCCGAGCTGATGATTGCAGGCGGCGTCGAATCGATGAGCCGCGCGCCCTTCGTCATGCCGAAGGCCGACGCCGCCTTCTCGCGCAATGCCGAGATTAACGACACCACCATCGGCTGGCGCTTCGTCAACCCGCTGATGAAGAAGCAATACGGCGTCGATTCCATGCCGGAGACCGGTGAGAACGTCGCTGAGGATTTTTCCGTCTCCCGAGCCGACCAGGACGCTTTCGCCGTGCGCAGCCAGGACAAGGCGGTGGCTGCGCAAGAGAGCGGCCGGCTGGCGAAGGAGATAACGCCGGTGACCATCCCGCAGAAGAAGGGCGATGCTATCATTGTCTCGAAAGACGAACATCCCCGCGCCGGCACGACCATCGAAGCGCTGGCCAAGCTGCCGACGCCGTTCCGCCAGGGCGGCACGGTGACCGCCGGCAACGCCTCCGGCGTCAATGACGGCGCGGCCGCCCTCATCATCGCTTCCGAAGCAGCGGCGAAGAAGCATGGGCTGACGCCGATCGCCCGCATCCTCGGCGGTGCCGTCGCGGGCGTTGCGCCGCGCATCATGGGCATCGGCCCGGCACCGGCCACCAAGAAGCTTTGCGCCCGCCTCGGCCTGACGCCCGACCAGTTCGACGTCATCGAGCTCAACGAGGCCTTCGCCTCGCAAGGCATCGCGGTGCTGCGTCAGCTCGGCATTGCCGAGGACGCCGCCCACGTCAATCCGAACGGCGGCGCGATCGCGCTTGGCCATCCGCTCGGCATGTCGGGTGCCCGCATCACCGGCACGGCGGCGCTCGAGCTGCGCGAGCGCGGCGGGCGCTATGCGCTAGCCACCATGTGCATCGGCGTCGGCCAGGGCATCGCGATCGCGCTGGAGCGGGTTTGA
- a CDS encoding NADPH:quinone oxidoreductase family protein: MKAVWVSEFAPFEQVRVAEVPDPVAGPGEVVIEVQAAEANFPDILAIEGRYQIKPPLPFSPGKCAAGVVSSIGAGVASLSVGQKVAAQTEYGAYAQRLRVREESCFVLPEGMPFAKAASLGLVYQTAWFALQDRASFKPGESVLVLGGSGGIGVASIQLAKALGASTVIAGIIGPGNDAIARQAGADAVIDLSASNLQDALRDEVKALTRGNGVDIVIDPVGGDSNAAALRALAWCGRMVIIGFASGTIPSIKANYLLVKNIAVTGLQWSDYRERTPERVKEAQEQIFSLFMAGKIDPIISREFALEEFAEGLRLLRDGKAQGKIVLKIG; encoded by the coding sequence ATGAAAGCAGTTTGGGTATCTGAATTTGCGCCGTTCGAGCAGGTCCGTGTCGCAGAGGTTCCCGATCCCGTTGCAGGGCCAGGCGAGGTCGTCATTGAGGTGCAAGCCGCGGAAGCGAATTTTCCCGACATTCTGGCCATTGAGGGCAGATACCAGATCAAGCCACCCCTGCCATTCTCTCCCGGGAAATGCGCCGCTGGTGTCGTCTCTTCCATCGGGGCGGGCGTGGCGTCGCTGAGCGTCGGCCAAAAGGTCGCGGCACAGACTGAATACGGCGCCTACGCTCAGAGATTGCGGGTCCGTGAGGAAAGCTGCTTCGTGTTGCCCGAGGGCATGCCTTTCGCCAAGGCCGCTTCTCTCGGCCTGGTCTACCAAACGGCCTGGTTTGCCTTGCAGGACCGGGCTTCATTCAAGCCAGGCGAGAGCGTGCTGGTTTTGGGAGGATCGGGCGGCATCGGCGTTGCCAGCATTCAGCTGGCCAAGGCGCTTGGGGCATCGACCGTCATCGCTGGGATTATCGGGCCAGGCAACGATGCGATTGCGCGACAAGCCGGGGCTGACGCGGTTATCGACCTCAGTGCATCCAACCTACAGGACGCATTGCGTGATGAGGTCAAGGCGCTGACGCGCGGAAATGGAGTCGACATCGTCATCGATCCTGTTGGTGGAGACTCGAATGCCGCAGCCTTGCGGGCGCTGGCTTGGTGCGGGCGCATGGTCATTATTGGCTTCGCCAGCGGCACGATCCCGTCGATCAAAGCCAACTATCTCCTCGTAAAGAACATCGCCGTCACCGGCTTGCAATGGTCAGATTATCGCGAGCGGACTCCGGAGCGGGTGAAAGAAGCTCAAGAGCAGATTTTCTCGCTATTCATGGCAGGCAAGATTGATCCGATCATCAGTCGAGAGTTCGCGCTGGAGGAATTCGCCGAAGGGCTAAGGCTGCTGCGCGACGGCAAGGCGCAGGGCAAGATCGTCCTCAAGATTGGATGA
- a CDS encoding DUF4286 family protein, translating into MSDYVYLAQLSVPEEFDRRFNDFYDNRYLPQLLELPGVRAVSRYRLEWTDGEKAPEYLAIYEVDSPDVPKSPAWLEASVRSGWAETIRPHLSVRRHAMFRRLR; encoded by the coding sequence ATGAGCGACTACGTGTATTTGGCGCAGCTATCCGTGCCTGAAGAGTTTGACCGGCGGTTCAATGATTTCTACGACAATCGCTATCTGCCCCAGCTCCTGGAACTGCCCGGGGTCAGAGCTGTGAGCCGCTATCGCCTGGAGTGGACCGACGGCGAGAAGGCGCCAGAATATCTGGCCATCTACGAAGTCGATTCGCCGGACGTCCCGAAATCGCCAGCCTGGCTCGAGGCCTCGGTCAGATCGGGTTGGGCGGAGACGATCCGCCCTCACCTCTCGGTCCGCCGCCACGCCATGTTCCGCCGACTGCGCTAA
- a CDS encoding aldehyde dehydrogenase: MGFEGKIENYGMRIGGADVAHEKFMETVNPYTGLAWARVPDGDASHVDAAVKAARDAFETGPWSTMTATQRGHLLRKLGDIVARDAEEFARMETYDNGKLYREMLGQWRYLPEYFYYFAGMADKLAGSVLASDRQNFHLFTRQEPVGVVGAITAWNSPGMLLIMKLAAGLAAGCTFVVKPSEYTPISTIELAKRADEAGFPPGVFNVVTGGGAVGAALVNHPGIDKIAFTGGTETGKRIAASAAANLTRVSLELGGKSPNIVFEDADLDVAVNGAIAGIFGASGQSCSAGSRLLLQESIHDHFLEKLIQQTRTIRLGDPMDAETQMGPIANEPQYRKVLSSIEMAKQEGARLVEGGEAVTDIGSYFVKPTIFTDVTNDMRIAQEEVFGPILSVIRFKTEEEAIAIANDTRFGLAAAVWTKNVHRAHRVSARLRAGTVWINAYRVVSYMAPFGGFGESGLGRENGPDAMREFTETKAVFVELSGQPRDPFKLG; this comes from the coding sequence ATGGGCTTCGAAGGCAAGATCGAGAACTACGGCATGCGCATTGGCGGCGCGGACGTTGCGCATGAAAAATTTATGGAAACCGTCAATCCCTACACCGGCTTGGCCTGGGCACGGGTCCCGGATGGTGATGCATCGCACGTCGATGCCGCCGTGAAAGCGGCGCGTGATGCGTTCGAGACCGGGCCTTGGAGCACGATGACTGCTACCCAGCGCGGCCACCTTCTGCGCAAGCTTGGCGATATTGTTGCGCGCGACGCGGAGGAATTCGCGCGCATGGAAACCTACGACAATGGCAAGCTCTATCGCGAGATGCTCGGCCAATGGCGATATCTGCCGGAATACTTCTACTATTTCGCGGGCATGGCGGACAAGCTTGCCGGGAGTGTGCTCGCCTCGGATCGCCAGAACTTCCACCTGTTCACACGCCAGGAGCCGGTGGGCGTTGTCGGCGCCATCACAGCGTGGAACTCGCCGGGAATGCTGCTCATCATGAAACTCGCAGCCGGGCTCGCAGCTGGCTGCACCTTTGTTGTCAAGCCATCCGAGTACACGCCGATCTCGACCATTGAACTTGCCAAGCGTGCCGACGAAGCAGGCTTCCCGCCAGGCGTGTTCAACGTCGTCACCGGCGGTGGCGCGGTAGGCGCGGCACTGGTCAACCACCCGGGTATAGACAAGATCGCATTCACCGGCGGCACAGAGACCGGCAAGCGCATCGCCGCCAGCGCCGCGGCCAATCTGACGCGGGTCTCCCTTGAGCTCGGCGGCAAATCTCCGAACATTGTCTTTGAGGATGCGGACCTCGATGTCGCGGTAAATGGTGCGATTGCCGGCATCTTCGGTGCCAGTGGCCAATCTTGCTCCGCCGGCTCTCGCCTGCTGCTCCAAGAGAGCATCCATGATCACTTCCTAGAGAAGCTGATTCAACAGACCCGTACAATTCGTCTGGGCGATCCGATGGACGCAGAAACCCAGATGGGGCCGATCGCGAATGAGCCGCAGTATCGGAAAGTTCTGTCTTCAATCGAGATGGCAAAGCAAGAGGGCGCGCGTCTGGTCGAAGGCGGCGAGGCGGTCACCGATATCGGCTCCTATTTCGTCAAGCCAACCATATTCACCGATGTCACCAACGATATGCGTATCGCGCAGGAAGAGGTTTTCGGACCGATCCTCAGCGTCATCCGCTTCAAGACGGAGGAGGAGGCGATCGCGATCGCCAACGACACGCGTTTTGGTTTGGCAGCTGCGGTATGGACCAAGAATGTGCATCGCGCTCATCGCGTGTCGGCCAGGTTGCGTGCCGGCACGGTGTGGATAAACGCCTACCGCGTTGTCAGCTACATGGCCCCCTTTGGCGGGTTTGGCGAAAGCGGGCTGGGACGTGAAAACGGCCCCGACGCTATGCGGGAGTTCACGGAAACCAAGGCGGTGTTTGTGGAGCTCAGCGGCCAGCCGAGAGATCCTTTCAAACTCGGTTGA
- a CDS encoding biotin-dependent carboxyltransferase family protein: protein MDIEVIKPGLLTTIQDLGRPGYYHFGIPTSGAMDRHALRAANLLVGNDEGDAALEAVFTGPELTFTDHRTIAVTGAELPPKVDGESRPTWAAFEVEPGQTLSFGFLKRGARAYIAISGGLEVPPLLGSRSTYVHGQFGGLGGRPLKGGDRLPAGARKRQPGSRSSIADELRRTLPADVVLRVLPGLYNHRLTPAAEQRFYDDTWAVAPDADRVGYRFRGGSPLEFKAREQPFGAGADPSNIVDACYPYGSIQVPAGTEPIVLHRDAVSGGGYFTLGTVIAADMDLIGQLQPHQKIRFEPVDMPAALAARRQEADRLDRLRRVYG from the coding sequence ATGGACATTGAGGTTATCAAGCCTGGCCTTCTCACCACCATCCAGGACCTCGGCCGTCCCGGCTACTATCATTTCGGCATCCCGACCTCTGGCGCCATGGACCGCCACGCCTTGCGGGCGGCCAATCTTCTGGTCGGCAATGATGAAGGCGACGCAGCGTTGGAGGCTGTCTTCACGGGGCCGGAACTGACCTTCACCGACCACAGGACCATCGCGGTTACGGGAGCCGAATTGCCTCCAAAAGTCGACGGAGAATCCCGGCCCACATGGGCGGCATTCGAGGTCGAACCGGGTCAGACCTTGTCCTTCGGATTTCTCAAGCGCGGTGCCAGGGCCTACATTGCCATTTCGGGTGGACTTGAAGTGCCGCCGCTGCTCGGCAGCCGATCGACCTATGTGCATGGCCAGTTCGGCGGCCTGGGCGGGCGGCCTCTCAAAGGTGGCGACCGTTTGCCCGCCGGGGCGCGCAAACGACAGCCGGGGAGCCGGTCGTCAATAGCGGATGAACTGCGGCGCACTTTGCCTGCGGATGTGGTGCTGCGCGTGCTTCCCGGACTCTATAACCATCGCCTCACGCCCGCTGCCGAACAGCGTTTCTATGATGACACATGGGCGGTGGCGCCTGACGCTGACCGCGTCGGCTACCGGTTTCGGGGCGGGTCGCCATTGGAGTTCAAGGCGCGAGAACAGCCATTCGGCGCTGGCGCCGATCCGTCCAACATTGTCGATGCCTGCTATCCTTACGGGTCAATCCAGGTTCCCGCCGGCACCGAACCGATCGTGTTGCATCGTGACGCCGTGTCAGGCGGCGGCTATTTCACGCTCGGCACCGTCATCGCGGCTGACATGGACCTGATTGGCCAGTTGCAACCCCATCAGAAGATCCGCTTCGAACCGGTCGACATGCCGGCTGCCCTCGCGGCTAGGCGGCAGGAGGCTGATCGCCTCGACCGGCTGCGACGAGTGTATGGCTGA
- a CDS encoding carboxyltransferase domain-containing protein: MMTRYSFGGDEHLVVEVDEAMSLRAFFAALSICNAIRDSQIRGVTEICPSNASFQLRFDPDLIAAEDLLAEVKQIEASLSNREEALGTRVLEIPVFYDDPWTREVMARFGDRRQNPQLTDLEYAARINGLPGPLDYVARHSGSPWMVTMVGFGAGSPFMFQMVEQDQQLQVPKYVRPRTDTPKQCVSQGGCFTGIYPVRGAGGYQMLGVTPLPIYDPTQTTSYLREFMILFRPGDIVRMRPIDRNEYDELAEQVKSEDFQLHQTPASFSLDAFERDIKASNQQMLEAIDGH; this comes from the coding sequence TTGATGACGCGCTATTCATTTGGCGGGGACGAGCATCTGGTCGTAGAGGTGGACGAAGCGATGTCGCTGCGCGCCTTCTTTGCGGCCCTGTCGATCTGCAATGCGATCCGCGACAGTCAAATCCGAGGTGTCACGGAAATCTGCCCCTCCAACGCCTCGTTTCAACTTCGCTTTGATCCGGACCTCATCGCGGCTGAAGACCTGCTGGCTGAGGTCAAGCAAATCGAGGCATCGCTGTCAAACCGGGAAGAGGCGTTAGGGACACGCGTTCTCGAAATTCCCGTATTTTACGATGACCCCTGGACACGCGAGGTCATGGCGAGATTCGGCGACCGTCGCCAGAACCCTCAACTGACCGATCTCGAATATGCAGCACGTATAAACGGCCTGCCCGGCCCGCTCGACTACGTCGCCAGACATTCAGGTTCGCCCTGGATGGTCACGATGGTTGGCTTCGGTGCCGGCAGCCCGTTCATGTTCCAGATGGTGGAACAAGACCAGCAACTCCAGGTCCCGAAATATGTGCGCCCGCGCACGGACACGCCGAAACAATGCGTGTCCCAGGGTGGCTGCTTTACCGGGATTTATCCGGTGCGTGGCGCCGGTGGCTACCAGATGCTCGGCGTTACACCGCTGCCGATCTACGATCCGACGCAGACGACGAGCTATCTGCGAGAGTTCATGATCCTGTTTCGCCCTGGCGACATTGTGCGGATGCGCCCGATTGACCGCAACGAGTATGACGAGCTCGCAGAGCAAGTGAAGAGCGAAGATTTTCAGCTGCATCAGACGCCAGCCTCATTCTCGCTCGACGCCTTCGAGCGAGACATTAAGGCGTCTAACCAGCAAATGCTGGAGGCAATCGATGGACATTGA
- a CDS encoding acetyl-CoA carboxylase biotin carboxylase subunit, producing the protein MGISKILVANRGEIAVRIIRAAREMGIATAQVVSKADHEMLAARLADEKIEVGPAQASKSYLKIDAIIEAARAVGADAIHPGYGFLSENADFVDAVETAGLTFIGPRADTIRAMGDKAAARASAAAAGIRTVQGSEGRVDAADAANLAARLGLPLMIKAAAGGGGRGIRVANTVEELERMMPLASAEALAAFGDGGLYVERFIERARHIEVQVLGDGKDAVHVFERECSLQRRRQKVWEEAPAACLLESVRAELCASAARLAKHVNYRGAGTLEFLYDELTGEYFFIEMNTRIQVEHPVTEMVTGIDLVKEMIRIAAGEPLSVQQDDIVLSGHAIECRINAEDPHADFRPTPGRIEELRLPEMSHVRFDTGLYPGYTVPPYYDSLLGKLIVWGETRAKALEKLRQALAVLEVGGIATTAPLHRRLALDPDVSSLRVHTGWLERWLEDRPLEPAKLAS; encoded by the coding sequence ATGGGAATCTCGAAAATACTCGTTGCCAACCGCGGCGAAATAGCGGTTCGTATCATCCGTGCGGCGCGTGAGATGGGGATCGCGACCGCTCAGGTGGTCAGCAAGGCCGACCATGAGATGCTTGCGGCGCGGTTAGCCGACGAAAAGATCGAGGTCGGGCCTGCCCAAGCCTCCAAATCCTACCTCAAGATCGATGCGATCATCGAGGCGGCGCGCGCCGTCGGCGCCGACGCCATCCATCCCGGCTACGGGTTTCTGTCGGAGAATGCTGACTTCGTCGACGCGGTCGAGACGGCGGGGCTGACATTCATAGGGCCGCGGGCCGATACGATCCGCGCCATGGGCGACAAGGCTGCCGCTCGGGCTTCGGCCGCAGCGGCTGGCATCCGGACCGTCCAAGGAAGCGAGGGGCGCGTTGACGCTGCGGACGCCGCCAATCTAGCAGCCAGGCTTGGCCTGCCCCTGATGATCAAGGCGGCCGCCGGAGGTGGCGGCCGGGGCATACGGGTCGCCAACACGGTCGAGGAACTCGAACGTATGATGCCTCTGGCCAGCGCCGAAGCGCTTGCGGCCTTTGGCGATGGTGGCCTTTATGTCGAACGCTTCATCGAACGCGCCCGTCATATCGAGGTCCAGGTTCTGGGAGACGGGAAGGACGCTGTCCATGTCTTTGAGCGCGAGTGCTCCTTGCAGCGTCGACGCCAAAAGGTGTGGGAGGAAGCCCCTGCCGCTTGCCTGTTAGAATCAGTGCGCGCCGAACTCTGCGCTTCGGCTGCGCGTCTTGCCAAGCACGTGAACTACCGCGGCGCCGGCACCTTGGAATTTCTCTATGACGAGCTGACCGGCGAGTATTTCTTCATCGAGATGAACACACGCATCCAGGTGGAGCATCCCGTCACCGAGATGGTAACAGGCATCGATCTCGTGAAGGAGATGATCCGGATCGCTGCCGGCGAGCCACTGTCTGTCCAGCAAGATGACATCGTGCTGTCCGGGCACGCCATTGAATGCCGCATCAACGCCGAGGATCCACACGCAGACTTCAGGCCAACACCCGGCAGGATCGAGGAGCTCCGGTTGCCCGAAATGTCGCATGTGCGTTTCGATACCGGGCTCTATCCCGGCTACACCGTGCCACCTTATTACGACTCTTTGCTCGGGAAACTTATCGTCTGGGGGGAGACCCGCGCAAAAGCGCTTGAGAAACTGCGCCAGGCACTCGCTGTGCTCGAGGTTGGCGGCATCGCGACCACAGCACCACTGCATCGCCGGCTGGCGCTCGACCCGGACGTCAGCTCGCTGCGCGTTCATACCGGCTGGCTTGAGCGATGGCTGGAAGACCGGCCATTAGAACCGGCTAAGCTGGCATCCTAG
- a CDS encoding acetyl-CoA carboxylase, with protein MTLTTVPAPIPGVFYRSESPDKPPFKSEGDAVTKGDVVGLIEVMKTFTQIEAEEPGRFVRYLVDDEEAVVPGQPLYELET; from the coding sequence ATGACTTTGACGACGGTGCCAGCGCCGATCCCGGGTGTCTTCTACCGGAGCGAGTCGCCGGACAAGCCGCCCTTCAAATCTGAAGGCGATGCCGTCACCAAAGGCGATGTGGTGGGGCTGATCGAGGTCATGAAGACATTCACGCAGATCGAAGCTGAAGAGCCGGGGCGTTTTGTCCGTTACCTCGTCGATGATGAGGAAGCGGTCGTGCCCGGCCAGCCGCTCTATGAACTGGAGACGTAG
- a CDS encoding 5-oxoprolinase subunit PxpA: MSGGKFDINCDLGEGFGNWRLADDNGIMPLISTANLACGFHAGDPLIMRNTVNLAREFNVAVGAHPGLPDLLGFGRRPMAISPNDLHAYLIYQIGALQGFLTEAGVAMSHVKPHGAMFYVLRDRALAEAAVDAIAAVAPGLPIILAGPTGKEVFSSTAVARGVPVWPEAYPDLEYEDDGSVIVERHKKPVDADLVYRRVAEIITHKTLTIRSGKVLPMDVDSVCVHSDGPNVLAVINAARKAITDCGRSLGSLARI; encoded by the coding sequence ATGAGCGGTGGAAAATTCGATATCAATTGCGACCTTGGAGAGGGCTTCGGCAATTGGCGTCTGGCCGATGACAACGGCATAATGCCCCTCATCAGCACCGCCAATCTGGCTTGCGGTTTCCACGCCGGCGATCCGCTCATCATGCGCAATACCGTCAATCTGGCACGTGAGTTCAACGTCGCCGTCGGTGCGCATCCAGGGCTTCCCGATTTGCTGGGTTTCGGGCGGCGCCCGATGGCCATCAGCCCGAATGACCTCCATGCCTATCTCATCTACCAGATCGGGGCGCTGCAGGGCTTCCTTACCGAGGCCGGAGTAGCGATGAGCCACGTAAAACCCCATGGCGCCATGTTCTACGTTCTGCGCGACCGGGCGCTCGCTGAAGCGGCCGTGGACGCCATCGCCGCCGTTGCACCCGGGCTTCCCATCATCCTGGCCGGCCCGACCGGCAAGGAAGTCTTTTCCAGCACCGCGGTCGCGCGCGGCGTTCCGGTTTGGCCGGAGGCCTATCCTGACCTCGAATACGAGGACGACGGCTCTGTCATTGTCGAGCGGCACAAGAAGCCGGTCGATGCCGACTTGGTCTACCGGCGCGTCGCCGAGATCATCACCCACAAGACACTCACGATACGCTCGGGCAAGGTTCTGCCGATGGACGTCGACAGCGTATGCGTTCACAGTGACGGGCCCAACGTGCTGGCGGTCATCAACGCCGCCCGCAAGGCGATAACGGATTGCGGACGAAGCCTCGGCAGCCTGGCAAGGATCTGA
- a CDS encoding LysR family transcriptional regulator, giving the protein MTFSLKQVRYFIAAAETGQVSRAAIQLNVSQSAVTTAIRQLEDLIGITLLNRTSLGVTLTRDGEQFLRRGRDIIATVEQALHLQRDGEREVAGEVRLGTTTIVTGYFLAPLLARFHYVYPDVRLVLEELSRQAAEKAVMDGRFDLALTMTQDAQQDGGLNYKLLHRSSRRLWLSANHALLAKESVTLGEVAQEPYIALTVDDAWDNALRYWEREPVKPKVVYRTDSVEAIRTMVASGLGVSILSDIIYRRWSLDGQRVETRDLQNNVPTLDVSIVTATQRKLSPAAKTFTTFIQRIVSSPQLPQ; this is encoded by the coding sequence ATGACCTTTTCTCTGAAGCAGGTCCGATATTTCATTGCCGCCGCGGAGACCGGTCAGGTCAGTCGGGCGGCTATCCAGCTGAACGTCTCACAGTCGGCGGTGACGACCGCGATCCGCCAGCTGGAGGATCTCATCGGGATAACGCTTCTCAACCGCACTTCCCTTGGCGTGACGCTCACGCGTGACGGCGAGCAGTTTTTGCGACGGGGACGGGACATCATTGCAACGGTCGAGCAGGCACTGCACCTTCAACGGGATGGTGAGCGGGAAGTAGCGGGTGAGGTGAGGCTCGGTACCACCACAATCGTTACAGGTTATTTCCTGGCTCCCCTGCTGGCGCGCTTCCACTATGTCTATCCGGACGTCAGGCTGGTTCTTGAGGAACTTTCAAGACAGGCTGCTGAAAAGGCCGTCATGGATGGCCGCTTCGACCTTGCGCTCACGATGACCCAGGATGCGCAGCAGGATGGCGGTCTCAACTATAAGTTGCTGCACAGATCGTCCCGCAGGCTCTGGCTTTCCGCAAATCATGCATTGCTTGCCAAAGAGTCCGTAACCCTCGGAGAGGTAGCCCAGGAGCCCTACATCGCCCTGACCGTCGACGACGCCTGGGACAATGCCCTTCGCTATTGGGAAAGGGAACCCGTGAAGCCAAAGGTCGTCTACAGGACTGATTCAGTCGAGGCGATCCGGACGATGGTTGCCTCCGGTCTCGGTGTGTCAATCCTGTCCGACATCATCTATCGCCGTTGGTCATTGGATGGCCAGCGGGTGGAAACCCGCGACCTGCAGAACAATGTGCCTACGCTCGATGTTTCGATCGTCACGGCGACACAACGCAAACTCAGCCCGGCGGCAAAGACGTTCACAACGTTCATTCAGCGAATAGTCAGCAGCCCGCAGCTGCCGCAGTGA
- a CDS encoding biotin transporter BioY, with protein MSVSRSDTVSGSRYAGLHRSVGLLVGGVALVTVSAKVQVPFWPVPMTLQTLAILLISASYGMRLASSTLAAYLLLGAAGFPVFANGGGLLYVAGPTGGYLAGFLIGACLVGWLSDHGFSQRAPDSVIMMLIGELAIFLPGVAWLGVLFGPDKALAGGLSPFILAEVLKVLLACAAIRLFRTQPVGSKTGV; from the coding sequence ATGAGCGTTTCCAGGTCAGATACTGTGTCGGGAAGCCGCTATGCGGGCCTGCATCGGTCGGTGGGCCTGTTGGTTGGTGGCGTGGCGTTGGTTACCGTTTCCGCCAAGGTTCAGGTGCCTTTCTGGCCGGTTCCTATGACGTTGCAGACCCTGGCGATCCTGCTCATCAGCGCCTCGTATGGCATGCGGCTCGCCTCCAGCACGCTTGCGGCTTATCTATTGCTTGGCGCGGCCGGCTTTCCGGTCTTCGCGAACGGAGGGGGCCTCCTCTACGTGGCAGGCCCGACCGGCGGCTATCTCGCCGGGTTCCTCATCGGTGCCTGCCTGGTGGGATGGTTGTCCGACCACGGGTTTTCACAGCGGGCTCCCGACAGCGTGATCATGATGCTGATCGGGGAATTGGCGATCTTCCTGCCGGGCGTGGCGTGGCTTGGCGTTCTGTTCGGGCCCGACAAGGCGCTGGCCGGCGGGCTCTCCCCGTTCATTCTCGCGGAAGTGCTCAAAGTCTTACTCGCCTGCGCCGCGATCCGACTTTTCAGAACTCAGCCGGTCGGCAGCAAAACTGGCGTTTGA